The nucleotide sequence TCTTACGATATTTTCAGCGCCAATGCCGACGGCTCCAATTTGAAGAACATCACGAACTCTCCGGGCTATGACGCCGAAGCGACCATTGCGCCCAACGGCAAGCGCGTCGTCTTCACATCGATGCGCGACGGCGACCTGGACATTTATACGATGGACTTGAACGGCAAGAACGTGAAACGGCTCACCAACGAGACCGGTTATGATGGCGGGCCGTTCTGGTCTTACGACAGCCAGTGGATCGTCTATCGCGCGCACCACCCGAAGAGTGAGAAGGATGTCGCTGATTACCGGGCGCTGCTGAAAGAGAACCTGATCCGCCCGACAACCCTGGAAATCTGGGTCATGAAAGCCGACGGCACCAACAAGCGCCAGGTCACTCATAACGGCAAGGCAAACTTTGCCCCCTACTTCTTCCCCGACGGCAAGCGCATCATCTTCTCGTCGAACGCGGATGATCCGAAGGGGCGTAACTTTGACCTCTATGTCGTCAATGTGGATGGCACTGGCCTTGAGCGGATAACCAACTACGGAGAGTTCGACGGCTTCCCCATGTTTACGCCCGACGGCAAGCGGCTCGTCTTCGCCTCGAATCGTCATGGTCAGGTGCGCGGCGAAACCAATGTCTTCATCGCCGACTGGGTCGAATAACCACTCCGCCATCTTCCACGAGCCGCGGCCCTCTTCGCCAGCCGGGCAAAAAGGCCGCGGCCCATTCGAATAGAATCAAAAAATGATTGACAAGCCATTGCCTATGGATTATCTTGTCGCTATGTTGAAAATGATTTTCAACATCATAGCCTAAATAACCGCCGGTCGAAGTAAGCGGCCGGGAGATGATCGCGACACCGTCGCTGACAGGGCTTTTGTCAGCAGACCGCCAAAGCTGGAATGGTGAATTTGTAGAGCGTCTTTTGAATCTTTGGCCACGCAACCCGCTCTTCAGGCGTTGATCGCTTTCCCAATCATTGTCAGGCAGGAGGGCTTTCATCATGCTATGGTTTTCTCGCCGATTCGCTAAGTTGTTCTTTATCGTCATGGCCACAGGGATCATTCTGGGGCAGGCTCACGCCGAGTCGCCCGAGTTCACCCTGCGAGGGAAAGTGCTTGACCCGGATCAAGCGCCTATCGCCGGGGCACAGATCACCGCCACCCCCGATGGAAGCCCGTCGAGCTATTCAACCGTCTCCAATACCTTTGGGGAGTTCTCGCTATTGCTTAAACCCGGCCACTATACCGTCCATATTTTCGCCAACGGGTTTGAAGAAACCGCGAAAGCCATTAGCCTCGCGACGGGAGCGACAGAATACCTGGAGATCGGTTTACAGATCGCCGCGCCCCACGACACCATCACGATTGTCGGTACGGATTACCTGGAGCCCGCGATCAGCAGCGCGACCCGAACACTGACAGCGCTGCGCGATACTCCACAATCGATCACGGTCGTGACGCGCGAGCAGATCAAAGACCAGCAGATGTTGAGCCTCGGCGACGTCGTTCGCTATGTGCCCGGCGTCACCGTCCATCAAGGCGAAAACAATCGCGACCAGATCATTTTTCGCGGCAACAGTTCGTCGGCTGATTTCTTCCTCAACGGCGTGCGCGATGATGTGCAATATTACCGTGACCTTTACAACCTCGATGCGGTCGAAATCCTGCGCGGCCCCAATGCCATGATCTTCGGGCGCGGCGGCGGCGGCGGGGTCATCAACCGCGTCAGCAAGGAAGCCGGCTTTGCGCCGTTGCGCGAAGTGACGCTGCTCGGCGGCGGCTATGGCAATAAACGGGTAGCAGTTGATCTTGACCAGCCAATCAGCGGCCGGATGGCCTTTCGCCTGAACGCGATGTATGAAAACTCCGGCAGCTTTCGGGATTTCGTCAATCTCGAACGCTATGGCATCAGCCCGACTATGACCTTGATGCCGAACGAGCGGACGAAAGTCACGCTGAGCTACGAGAACTTTCGCGATCACCGCACAGCGGATCGCGGCATCCCCTCGTTTCAGGGAAAGCCGGTCGCTGTCGACATCGCGACCTTTTTCGGCAATCCCGACGAAAGCCGCGTGCGCGCCCTCGTCAACCTGGGGACCGCCGCTATCGAGCATCAGCGAGGCAGGCTGAATATCCGCAATCGCGCACAGTTTGGCGGCTATGACCGGTTTTATCAGAATTTCGTCCCCGGCCAGGTGACAGCGGATCAGATGCAAGCAGCACTCACGGCATACAACAACGCCACCGAGCGCTTGAACATCTTCAATCAGACGGACCTGACCTATTCCCTGTCTACAGGAAATGTCCGTCACACGCTGCTCGGAGGCGTCGAAGTCGGTCGCCAGCTAACCGACAACTTTCGCAACACAGGTTTTTTCAATAACACGGTCACATCGATCTTCGTGCCGCTTTCCGACCCGACGGTACGTATGCCTATGACCTTTCGACAGAACGCAACGGATGCAGACAACCACTTGAAGGTGAACGTGGCCGCCACCTACGCGCAGGATCAGATCGAGCTTTCTCGTTACATTCAAGTGATCGCCGGGTTGCGGTTCGACCGTTTTGACTTGCAGTATCACAACCGCCGCAACGACGATCACCTGCGCCGCACTGATCATCTAGTCTCGCCACGGGCGGGCGTCATATTCAAGCCGGTCACGCCGATCTCTGTCTATGGCAATTACAGCGTCTCGTACTTGCCCAGTTCAGGCGATCAATTCTCGTCACTGACGATGATCACCCAGCAGGTCAAGCCGGAAAAGTTCAGTAATTATGAAATTGGCCTTAAGTGGGATATTACGCGGGCGCTGTCGTTGACAACGGCAGGTTATCGTCTGAATCGCAACAACACGCGGGCGACGGACCCCAACGACCCGACGCGCATCATACAGACCGGCAGCCAGCGAACCAATGGGTATGAGATTGGCTTGAACGGGAATATGACGCGGGCATGGAGAATCGCCGGCGGCTATGCCTTCCAAGACGCCTTCATCACCCGTGATACGGTCGCGGCGCGGGCCGGCGCGCAAGTCGCTCAGGTGCCGCATCAGACTTTCTCGCTTTGGAACAACTATCAGATTCTGGCAAGACTGAGCGCAGGTCTGGGTCTGATTCGCCGGTCAGACATGTTTGCGGCGGTTGACAACAAGGTGACACTGCCGGGTTACACACGGGCAGACGCGGCGGTCTTCTTCAGGCTGACAGAGAAGCTACGCCTCCAGGCGAACGTTGAGAACCTTCTGGATAAGCGCTATTACCTGAACGCCGACAGCAATACGAACATCTCGCCCGGCGCTGCGCGAACACTCCGCGTTGGATTGACGGCGAGATTCTAAGGCATAAGCACGATCTTGCCGTAAGCGCCCGGCTTCATCACTTCTTGATGAGCGCGAGCGGCCTCGGCAATCGGCAATTCCTGGCCGGCGACCGGGTTGAGCGTTCCCCTTTCAAGCCCCGCGACGAGCGCCGCATGGATGATTGCCAGCTCGCGCTCCGAGGCGTTGAAGAGAGACATGCCGAGGATCGTCGCGTCGCGGCCCATCGCGTCGCGCGGGTTGATCTCAATCGTCCCGCGGTTGCCGATGACGACAACGCGCCCGCGTGGCGCCAGCACCGTGAGGTCTTTGGCAAGATTGACGTTGGCAAGCATCTCAAGAATCACGTCAACGCCGCGGCCGTCGGTGAGCTGCATCAACTGATCGAGATAATCAGCGGCGCTATGGTCGAGCACATGGTGTGCGCCGTTCTCTTTGACCAGTTCGCGTCCGCGCTCCGTGCCGCCCGTGCCGATGACCGTGAAACCGGCTGCACGAGCCAGTTGCACGGCGCCCGTGCCGACGCCACCCGACGCGCCATGCACGAGTACCGCCTCGCCCGGCTGCGCTTGAGCCCGCTGAAACAGCGCCCGATATGCCGTCGCATAGGGTACGTTGACCGCCGCGCCCTGCTGGTAACTGACACGCACGGCCAATCGGTGAACTTGATTCTCATCGCAGAGCGCCTGCTCGGCATAAGCGCCTGTGAGCGTGCCGGAAGTGTAAACCCGGTCGCCGGTCTTGAAGCGACGCACGCCTTCACCGATAGCCACCACGTCACCCGCGGCATCGCTTCCCGGCGTGTAAGGCAGCGCCGGCTTGCGCGCATACACCCCGGCGCGGATATAGGTGTCAACCGGGTTAACGCCAACGGCGCGGATGCGCACGACGACTTGATGAGGCCCCGCCTCAAGGTCTGGCACTTCTTCAAGCCTCATTACCTCCGGGCCGCCGAATTCATGGACTCTGATCGCTTTCATCTTCTCCTCCGATAGGTATTGGCTTAATGGGCTCGGGCCGAATCTCCGATTCGCCGTGTTGATCACACCGCCAAAAACATCTCTTCCATCGCAAGCTGGCGGTTGAGGTTTCGGGTCAGGCCCTGCATGACCCGCTCGATGCGCTCAGCCCAATCGGTGATCTGTTCAAGCGTTGCGACCTCGGCGAGCCCTTCAAGGCGCGGCGCGATGTCGGCGTTGGTCAGCGCCTTGTCGTTATCGCCGAGTTTCAAGTGAAACACGTCTGCGAGCAACACCAGCAGCGCGTCGAGGTGGCGCTCGAACTCTTCGCGCTCAAGCTTCTTCGCCAGATGCTCTGCCGCCTGCATCAGCTTGATCGTGTCGCGCGCAACCATGGCGGCTTCGAGCAGATCCATCATCATCGAGCGCTGCTCGCGATAGACGCCAAGGTCAATTTCGAGCGCCCGCCCAATGCTGCCGCGCGCCAGCCGTGCCAGCAGTCGGTTCTCGCCAGCCGGGCGTTTGTAATTCTCATTCAAAAAGGCTTCAAGGTCGGCGGCGCTGAGTGGCGCAAAGCTCACCATTTGACAGCGCGAGCGGATGGTCTGTAACAGCGCGTAAGGCTTCGCCGTTACCAGGACGAGTTGCGTCGTCGCCGGCGGCTCTTCGAGTGTTTTTAGAATCGCGTTCGCGGCTTCGACGCGTAGCCATTCAGCTTCATCAATGATAAACACACGGCGGCGACCATCGCGGGGGCGATACTGCGCCTCTCGTGCCATGTCGCGCATCTGCTCAATCTTGATGAACTGACTCTTGCTGTCCTTCCTGGCCAGCGGGTCTTTGCTTTCGCGGTAGATGGTGAACACATCGATATGCTCGCGCGCCGTGATCTTGATGCACTGATCGCAGACGCCGCAGGCGTCGCCAGCAATCGGTCGGCGGCAGTTCAACGCCTGCGCCAGGGCGAGCGCGAACTGATGCTTGCCGACGCCGCGCGGCCCTGCAAAGATCAACCCCTGGCGTATGCGGTCTTCGACGACGGCGCGCTTGAGCAGCCGTTTGACGCGCTCATTGCCGACGAGTGACGAAAAAGGCATAGCGCGATTGTAGCAGTTCGCTCGGCGGCGTGTTAATCTACACGGCGATGCTGAAGAACTTTCTCGAATCGCGGCTCGAAAAATGGAAGCGCCTTGAAGAACTGACGGGGCGCGCATCACGTTTTCGCCTGAACAACCTGAGCGGCGAGGAGGTGCGCGAGTTCGGCAGGCTCTACCGCCGCACGGCTGCCGACCTGGCCATTGCACGCGAAGAGGTGCGCGATCAGCGCCTGGTCAACTACCTCAATCATCTGGTCGGGCGCGCGCACGGGGCGATCTATCGCAGTGAATCATCAGGCTTCTCGATCATCTGGGATTTCTTTCGCTACGAATTCCCTGCCGTCTTTCGCCGGACGTTCGCCTACACGCTCACCGCTTTTTTGATCTTTGTAGCAGCGACCGCCTTTGCCTGGATGGCCTGCACGTTTGACGAAGGCTTCGCCGATCAGATCGCGCCGGGCCTGAAGCGTGATATCGCGGCGCACCGCAACTGGACGGACAGCATCAACGGCTCCAATCCGCTACAATCGACGAGGATACAAACCAACAACATCACCGTCACCTTCCTCGCCTTCGGCGGCGGCGTCTTTGCGGGACTGCTGACAGTCTGGGTTCTGATACAGAATGGCTTGCTGCTCGGCATGGTCTTCGGCCTCTGCATCAAGTACAAGTTCTGGGACATTCCGATTTTCGTCGCCGGTCACGGGGTCATCGAGCTGACGGCCATCTTTATCGCCGGCGGCGCGGGCTTGATGATCGGCAAGGCGATGCTGATGCCGGGCGACCGACGCCGAATCGATGCGCTGGTGACGAACGGCCTCGAAGCGGTAAGACTGATTA is from Blastocatellia bacterium and encodes:
- a CDS encoding TonB-dependent siderophore receptor, whose translation is MLWFSRRFAKLFFIVMATGIILGQAHAESPEFTLRGKVLDPDQAPIAGAQITATPDGSPSSYSTVSNTFGEFSLLLKPGHYTVHIFANGFEETAKAISLATGATEYLEIGLQIAAPHDTITIVGTDYLEPAISSATRTLTALRDTPQSITVVTREQIKDQQMLSLGDVVRYVPGVTVHQGENNRDQIIFRGNSSSADFFLNGVRDDVQYYRDLYNLDAVEILRGPNAMIFGRGGGGGVINRVSKEAGFAPLREVTLLGGGYGNKRVAVDLDQPISGRMAFRLNAMYENSGSFRDFVNLERYGISPTMTLMPNERTKVTLSYENFRDHRTADRGIPSFQGKPVAVDIATFFGNPDESRVRALVNLGTAAIEHQRGRLNIRNRAQFGGYDRFYQNFVPGQVTADQMQAALTAYNNATERLNIFNQTDLTYSLSTGNVRHTLLGGVEVGRQLTDNFRNTGFFNNTVTSIFVPLSDPTVRMPMTFRQNATDADNHLKVNVAATYAQDQIELSRYIQVIAGLRFDRFDLQYHNRRNDDHLRRTDHLVSPRAGVIFKPVTPISVYGNYSVSYLPSSGDQFSSLTMITQQVKPEKFSNYEIGLKWDITRALSLTTAGYRLNRNNTRATDPNDPTRIIQTGSQRTNGYEIGLNGNMTRAWRIAGGYAFQDAFITRDTVAARAGAQVAQVPHQTFSLWNNYQILARLSAGLGLIRRSDMFAAVDNKVTLPGYTRADAAVFFRLTEKLRLQANVENLLDKRYYLNADSNTNISPGAARTLRVGLTARF
- a CDS encoding NADPH:quinone reductase, whose amino-acid sequence is MKAIRVHEFGGPEVMRLEEVPDLEAGPHQVVVRIRAVGVNPVDTYIRAGVYARKPALPYTPGSDAAGDVVAIGEGVRRFKTGDRVYTSGTLTGAYAEQALCDENQVHRLAVRVSYQQGAAVNVPYATAYRALFQRAQAQPGEAVLVHGASGGVGTGAVQLARAAGFTVIGTGGTERGRELVKENGAHHVLDHSAADYLDQLMQLTDGRGVDVILEMLANVNLAKDLTVLAPRGRVVVIGNRGTIEINPRDAMGRDATILGMSLFNASERELAIIHAALVAGLERGTLNPVAGQELPIAEAARAHQEVMKPGAYGKIVLMP
- the holB gene encoding DNA polymerase III subunit delta' produces the protein MPFSSLVGNERVKRLLKRAVVEDRIRQGLIFAGPRGVGKHQFALALAQALNCRRPIAGDACGVCDQCIKITAREHIDVFTIYRESKDPLARKDSKSQFIKIEQMRDMAREAQYRPRDGRRRVFIIDEAEWLRVEAANAILKTLEEPPATTQLVLVTAKPYALLQTIRSRCQMVSFAPLSAADLEAFLNENYKRPAGENRLLARLARGSIGRALEIDLGVYREQRSMMMDLLEAAMVARDTIKLMQAAEHLAKKLEREEFERHLDALLVLLADVFHLKLGDNDKALTNADIAPRLEGLAEVATLEQITDWAERIERVMQGLTRNLNRQLAMEEMFLAV
- a CDS encoding stage II sporulation protein M — protein: MLIYTAMLKNFLESRLEKWKRLEELTGRASRFRLNNLSGEEVREFGRLYRRTAADLAIAREEVRDQRLVNYLNHLVGRAHGAIYRSESSGFSIIWDFFRYEFPAVFRRTFAYTLTAFLIFVAATAFAWMACTFDEGFADQIAPGLKRDIAAHRNWTDSINGSNPLQSTRIQTNNITVTFLAFGGGVFAGLLTVWVLIQNGLLLGMVFGLCIKYKFWDIPIFVAGHGVIELTAIFIAGGAGLMIGKAMLMPGDRRRIDALVTNGLEAVRLIMGCVPMLLIAGMIEGFISPAPIPAMIKFTVSGMSLLAMTAYFLKPDRRLRQASQS